One window of the Verrucomicrobium sp. genome contains the following:
- a CDS encoding peptidylprolyl isomerase — protein sequence MSTPSPEVAVLTTTAGKLVIEFWPDVAPKHVENFTKLAKDGFYDGTAFHRIIKGFMIQGGDPLSKKDDPRVGTGGPGHKVKAEFNDRPHVRGVLSMARSSDPDSAGSQFFICLDDARFLDRQYTAFGKLIEGDDVLEKLGNSPTKAAGGEKSKPVERVGLEKVEIVAREALKA from the coding sequence ATGAGCACCCCCTCCCCCGAAGTCGCCGTCCTGACCACCACCGCCGGAAAACTGGTCATCGAGTTCTGGCCCGACGTGGCCCCGAAGCACGTCGAAAACTTCACCAAGCTGGCGAAGGACGGCTTTTACGACGGCACCGCCTTCCACCGCATCATCAAGGGCTTCATGATTCAGGGCGGCGACCCGCTCAGCAAGAAGGACGACCCGCGTGTGGGCACCGGCGGCCCCGGCCACAAGGTGAAGGCGGAGTTCAACGACCGCCCCCACGTCCGCGGCGTCCTCTCCATGGCCCGCTCCTCCGATCCCGATTCCGCCGGCAGCCAGTTCTTCATCTGCCTGGACGACGCCCGTTTCCTGGACCGGCAGTACACCGCCTTCGGCAAGCTGATCGAAGGGGACGACGTGCTGGAAAAGCTCGGCAACTCCCCCACGAAGGCCGCCGGGGGCGAGAAGAGCAAGCCCGTCGAGCGCGTCGGCCTGGAGAAGGTCGAGATCGTCGCCCGCGAGGCGCTGAAGGCCTAG